The Heliomicrobium undosum genome has a segment encoding these proteins:
- a CDS encoding CRISPR-associated DxTHG motif protein, translated as MDNRVLLTSLGNNPKTKTYHWGDKSAVACQSPAALLKLLPDERRPEEVIVLVTPEAARITLPRFEKELNLPGLKLRPVQIPLGRSEAELWKGLQAILQTVPANCQLTLDVTHAFRSVAFLFFTAVFYLQALRGVTVQAAYYGMEEQPNSNDAFIVDISLLLEMVRWTYATRIFLDTGEAKELSLLLAPFSGNSGANADDKINPTNASDYEAVVKLRHTLNRVSDAYMRALPVEFGIEAAELAELLEKPLPEHLHARLPLPEELFGEVHRHFAERKLPLTTEELSIEKAQIKKRLALDEAEIRRQVSLIDAYLENDHVNHAAGLMREWIITVVYWHRNKNTQGLVSEYLKAASHDRRFSREYIEGRLALLEDAYIKGSTVIPLTANQKWLAEAWRMIRLYRNDLHHHGFGERYVNFQQGRKKLEKVWVELKASWMSPDKWITEQNISRG; from the coding sequence ATGGACAACCGTGTACTGCTGACCTCTTTAGGTAACAATCCAAAAACGAAAACCTACCATTGGGGAGACAAAAGCGCAGTAGCCTGCCAATCACCTGCAGCGCTGCTCAAACTCCTGCCGGATGAGCGACGCCCGGAAGAAGTAATCGTTTTGGTTACACCAGAAGCCGCCCGAATCACCCTGCCACGGTTTGAAAAAGAACTGAATTTGCCGGGACTAAAACTCCGCCCAGTCCAGATCCCGCTGGGACGATCAGAAGCCGAGTTGTGGAAGGGCCTGCAAGCCATCCTGCAAACGGTGCCTGCAAACTGTCAGTTGACGTTGGATGTGACCCATGCCTTTCGTTCCGTGGCGTTTCTCTTTTTCACTGCAGTTTTTTATCTGCAAGCATTGCGTGGTGTTACTGTGCAAGCGGCGTATTACGGAATGGAAGAACAACCAAACAGCAATGATGCATTCATCGTAGATATCTCCCTTTTGTTAGAGATGGTTCGTTGGACCTATGCGACTCGTATTTTCCTTGATACTGGGGAGGCAAAGGAATTATCCCTGCTTCTTGCTCCTTTTTCTGGAAATTCGGGAGCAAATGCCGATGATAAGATAAATCCTACAAACGCCTCGGACTATGAGGCTGTGGTGAAGTTACGACATACCCTGAACCGAGTAAGTGACGCTTACATGCGAGCCCTACCAGTAGAATTCGGAATCGAAGCGGCTGAATTGGCTGAATTGCTTGAGAAACCGCTACCTGAGCACCTTCACGCGCGCTTGCCTTTGCCGGAAGAGCTATTCGGAGAGGTACACCGCCATTTCGCGGAACGAAAACTGCCCCTTACTACAGAGGAACTTTCGATTGAGAAGGCCCAAATCAAAAAACGACTGGCACTAGACGAAGCAGAGATTCGTAGACAAGTTTCACTCATTGACGCCTATCTAGAGAACGACCATGTTAACCACGCTGCAGGACTGATGCGAGAGTGGATTATTACGGTGGTCTATTGGCATCGAAATAAAAATACACAAGGGTTAGTTTCAGAGTATCTAAAAGCAGCAAGCCATGATCGTCGTTTTAGCAGAGAATACATTGAAGGCCGACTCGCGCTGCTGGAAGATGCGTACATAAAGGGTTCAACGGTTATTCCTTTGACAGCTAATCAGAAGTGGTTGGCAGAGGCATGGAGAATGATCCGCCTGTACCGAAACGATCTGCATCATCATGGCTTCGGGGAACGATATGTAAATTTTCAACAGGGGCGCAAGAAGTTAGAAAAAGTTTGGGTAGAACTAAAAGCATCCTGGATGAGTCCCGACAAGTGGATTACCGAACAGAACATTTCAAGAGGGTGA
- a CDS encoding TIGR02710 family CRISPR-associated CARF protein — protein MYHERPKENGRLIDTIALPLQNEDIAFEISELEKKVADLWSAWRNEVITPEEREQKYRQHLFPHVARLFYLREKTECQYDLLISTVGTSLEPIVLTLLTLKPTHTVFICTPESKALLEDIQTYTGLSLVRYDIVVVEKEDMTGVYEKVRYYVRPGHRVAVDITGGTKVMSAGATLGAVLSNPDIFYVSSQLDWQVRKPVAGTERLLRVQNPLSVNQDLEIRAALRLWEKGNYAAAGSVLLDMENAVEDPRRLRIWGHLAAAYGAWELFRFNEALSAMEVVLRCVTNYQRCEGAYGLWAYREKLERQLTLLRELAVMDRQSKGGTLDILQNLPLVSALVFSLWGTVCRLENQERLDVAALLLYRMTEILSQRRLALHGFDTSNPDYQKLGEPTDILENMQKLLRQSNLVVPHELPRNVALSHGYALLQIINDPWPVERLQKFSGQTNVRNHSFYAHGFQFPDKGEYHSKYRALMERLLQRWCEIEDVDRDVMEDGCRFFHPSEFATGV, from the coding sequence TTGTACCACGAAAGGCCCAAAGAGAACGGAAGGCTCATTGATACAATAGCATTGCCATTACAAAACGAAGACATCGCATTCGAGATCAGTGAATTGGAGAAGAAAGTAGCTGATCTGTGGAGCGCTTGGCGTAACGAAGTCATCACACCTGAGGAACGTGAGCAAAAATACCGCCAGCATCTCTTTCCCCACGTGGCTCGCCTCTTTTATTTACGCGAAAAAACGGAATGCCAGTATGACCTATTGATTTCCACTGTTGGCACTTCGTTAGAACCAATTGTGCTGACCCTTCTGACGTTAAAACCGACCCATACGGTCTTTATCTGCACACCTGAGAGCAAAGCCTTGCTGGAGGATATACAAACTTATACAGGGCTGTCACTGGTGCGGTATGATATCGTAGTGGTTGAAAAAGAAGACATGACGGGGGTTTACGAAAAAGTCCGCTATTACGTTCGGCCTGGTCATCGAGTTGCAGTGGATATAACCGGGGGAACAAAAGTGATGTCCGCTGGCGCGACGCTCGGTGCGGTACTAAGCAATCCCGACATTTTTTACGTGAGCAGTCAGTTGGATTGGCAGGTTCGCAAGCCAGTGGCCGGGACGGAGCGTTTGCTACGCGTTCAAAATCCGCTCTCTGTCAATCAAGATTTAGAGATTCGGGCGGCATTGCGGCTCTGGGAGAAAGGGAATTACGCTGCTGCTGGTTCGGTTCTTCTAGATATGGAAAATGCGGTAGAGGATCCGAGAAGGCTGCGCATTTGGGGGCATTTGGCGGCAGCGTACGGTGCATGGGAGCTTTTTCGCTTTAACGAAGCCCTGAGCGCGATGGAAGTGGTACTGCGATGTGTCACCAATTACCAGCGCTGTGAAGGTGCATACGGACTGTGGGCATACCGGGAAAAGTTAGAACGACAGTTGACCTTACTGAGGGAACTTGCTGTTATGGACCGTCAGAGCAAGGGTGGCACCTTAGACATTCTTCAGAATCTGCCTCTTGTTTCAGCGCTTGTGTTTAGTCTGTGGGGGACTGTGTGCCGGCTTGAGAATCAAGAGCGACTGGACGTGGCGGCCTTGCTCCTCTATCGGATGACAGAGATACTAAGCCAGCGACGGCTGGCGCTGCATGGATTTGACACATCGAACCCTGACTATCAAAAGCTGGGAGAACCCACTGATATTTTAGAGAATATGCAAAAACTGTTGCGTCAAAGCAACCTTGTCGTCCCGCACGAACTGCCGCGCAACGTGGCGTTGAGTCACGGTTACGCACTGCTTCAAATCATAAATGATCCATGGCCCGTCGAGCGCCTGCAAAAGTTCTCTGGTCAGACGAACGTGCGCAACCATAGCTTTTACGCCCATGGATTTCAATTTCCTGACAAGGGGGAATACCATTCAAAATACCGGGCATTGATGGAACGCCTCTTACAACGTTGGTGCGAAATTGAGGATGTTGACAGAGACGTTATGGAAGACGGATGCCGATTCTTTCATCCCAGTGAATTCGCCACCGGGGTATAA
- the cas2 gene encoding CRISPR-associated endonuclease Cas2, translating to MEHYVVTYDIADDKRRMKVFKTLKDYGTHVQESVFEVMLTMEDYVELRHKLLRRIHRDEDSVIFYRQCLACENDVERLGRKLELLGIGDIVL from the coding sequence GTGGAGCATTATGTCGTGACCTATGACATCGCCGATGACAAGCGGCGCATGAAGGTGTTCAAAACACTAAAAGACTACGGGACCCATGTGCAGGAGAGCGTGTTCGAGGTGATGCTGACGATGGAGGATTACGTGGAACTGCGGCACAAACTGCTCCGGCGCATCCACCGCGATGAAGACAGCGTGATCTTTTATCGCCAGTGCCTCGCCTGTGAGAACGATGTGGAGCGGTTGGGGCGGAAGTTGGAACTGCTCGGGATCGGGGATATTGTGTTGTAA
- the cas1 gene encoding CRISPR-associated endonuclease Cas1, whose amino-acid sequence MCLQGLLLEEATGQEVGYGYVYYVASAERRQVLFDESLRETALQALAAARAIREAGEPPPLSSVPEAKCKGCALAERCMPEESAFLTGAQAAPRRPTPGSNLGRTLYLDIPGAALRKRQGRLIIEADGQMIKDVPLSAVDQVVIGQAASLSSAALSALSDLGIPLYLMEHGRVRSWLQPNWNKNVPLRRAQFRFVELESQSLAVAREIVRGKILNQRTFLQRGNRERKIDLIQSVVERLEGLAAAAKEAEEKESLRGLEGLAGRLYFSGFAKLLRQGEGFDFSSRNRRPPRDPVNALLSYAYSLLTKDCINVIIRAGLDPYLGLYHCERNGRPALALDLMEEFRAIVADSVVLNVVNRGIIKESDFEPVFDGIQLKDGGRKRFFGAYQTRIREEAVHPVLGIVPTTCGSWRSRRAIWGR is encoded by the coding sequence GTGTGCCTGCAAGGGCTGCTGTTGGAGGAAGCCACCGGTCAGGAAGTAGGCTACGGGTATGTCTATTACGTGGCATCGGCCGAACGGCGACAGGTGCTTTTCGATGAGTCGCTGCGGGAGACGGCCCTGCAGGCTTTGGCGGCGGCTCGGGCGATCCGCGAGGCGGGAGAGCCGCCACCCTTGTCCTCGGTGCCGGAAGCCAAATGCAAGGGTTGCGCCCTGGCCGAGCGCTGCATGCCGGAGGAGAGCGCCTTTTTGACCGGCGCGCAAGCGGCGCCCCGGCGGCCGACGCCGGGCAGCAATCTGGGCCGGACGCTCTATCTGGATATACCGGGAGCCGCCTTGCGAAAGCGGCAGGGGCGGCTGATTATCGAGGCCGACGGCCAGATGATCAAGGATGTGCCCCTTTCGGCCGTCGATCAAGTGGTGATCGGGCAGGCGGCGTCGCTTTCCAGCGCGGCGCTGTCGGCGCTGAGCGATCTGGGGATTCCGCTTTACCTGATGGAGCATGGCCGGGTGCGCAGTTGGTTGCAGCCGAATTGGAACAAAAACGTGCCCTTACGTCGCGCCCAGTTTCGCTTTGTTGAATTGGAAAGCCAGTCGCTGGCGGTGGCGCGGGAGATCGTGCGCGGAAAAATCCTCAACCAGCGGACTTTTTTGCAGCGAGGAAACCGGGAGAGAAAAATTGACCTAATCCAATCGGTGGTGGAGCGGTTGGAAGGGCTGGCCGCCGCCGCCAAAGAGGCGGAAGAAAAGGAGAGCCTGCGCGGCCTGGAGGGACTGGCTGGGCGCTTGTATTTCTCCGGCTTTGCCAAGCTGTTGCGGCAAGGGGAGGGCTTTGATTTCTCATCGCGCAACCGCCGGCCGCCCCGCGATCCCGTCAACGCCCTGTTGAGCTACGCCTATTCGCTGCTGACCAAAGACTGCATCAACGTGATCATCCGGGCAGGTTTGGATCCCTATCTGGGCCTGTACCATTGTGAACGCAACGGCCGTCCCGCCCTGGCCTTGGACCTGATGGAGGAGTTTCGGGCCATCGTCGCGGACTCGGTTGTGCTGAATGTCGTCAATCGGGGCATCATCAAAGAGAGCGATTTCGAACCGGTGTTTGACGGCATTCAATTGAAGGACGGGGGCCGCAAACGCTTTTTTGGCGCCTACCAGACGCGCATCCGCGAGGAGGCGGTCCATCCCGTTTTGGGTATCGTGCCAACTACCTGCGGCTCATGGAGATCCAGGCGCGCTATCTGGGGAAGGTGA
- a CDS encoding CRISPR-associated protein Cas4, with product MDTDNREYLPVSAVAEVLFCPRNFYYRAVEGAEETNHHMLEGRFQDERRNERRTRSVDGRVQTRQVFLSSESLGLRGVLDVLEGPMGRCIPSSLKRERRPPPQR from the coding sequence TTGGATACCGATAATCGCGAATACCTCCCCGTTTCCGCCGTGGCGGAAGTGTTGTTTTGTCCGCGAAACTTTTACTACCGCGCGGTGGAAGGGGCGGAGGAGACTAACCATCACATGCTCGAAGGCCGCTTTCAGGATGAGCGCCGCAACGAGCGCCGGACCCGCAGCGTCGACGGGCGGGTGCAGACGCGGCAGGTCTTTTTGTCTTCCGAATCGTTGGGGCTGCGCGGCGTCCTGGATGTGCTAGAAGGACCGATGGGGAGATGTATCCCGTCGAGTTTAAAAAGGGAGCGCCGACCACCGCCTCAACGATGA
- the cas6 gene encoding CRISPR-associated endoribonuclease Cas6 gives MLLNAIFELEAPQQTTQTTFQEEGGEKLHGMFFDLLKSADPDLATAIHDQEGKPFAISTLRSLAQRTPMFTPPDNPSSSPKEGTGQNEGCRWRFTIGSLDQRLSEAIDRAAAEWEGKAVRIGNAPLVIRNIRVMKKTYEELYTESECRNPIHFRFLTPTSFRQRGTQMVLPIPELVFGSLLRRWNQYSPVPFPETLADEFAAIRIRKHNIRTELYQFDRYKIIGFVGDVVFEFATTNPVSPILFNALARFAEYSGVGYKSTMGMGETRIVVANHERARRTDRPVSASR, from the coding sequence TTGCTTCTCAACGCGATTTTTGAACTGGAAGCGCCGCAACAGACAACACAAACAACGTTCCAGGAAGAAGGCGGAGAAAAACTTCACGGCATGTTTTTTGATCTGCTCAAAAGCGCCGACCCTGACTTAGCAACGGCGATCCACGATCAAGAGGGAAAACCGTTTGCCATCTCTACGCTGCGAAGCCTGGCACAGCGGACGCCCATGTTTACTCCTCCCGATAATCCGTCGTCCTCCCCAAAAGAGGGAACTGGACAAAACGAAGGCTGCCGATGGCGGTTCACCATCGGCTCGCTGGATCAGCGATTGAGCGAGGCAATCGACCGGGCGGCGGCTGAATGGGAGGGGAAGGCGGTCCGGATTGGAAACGCACCCCTTGTCATCCGCAACATCCGGGTGATGAAAAAAACCTATGAGGAGTTGTACACGGAATCGGAGTGTCGGAACCCGATTCATTTTCGCTTTCTTACGCCGACCAGTTTTCGACAGCGGGGTACCCAGATGGTATTGCCCATTCCGGAACTGGTTTTCGGCAGCCTCCTTCGCCGCTGGAACCAATACAGCCCAGTGCCCTTTCCGGAAACCTTGGCGGATGAATTCGCGGCGATCCGCATCCGCAAGCACAATATCCGCACGGAACTCTACCAGTTTGACCGTTACAAGATCATTGGTTTTGTCGGCGATGTGGTCTTTGAGTTCGCCACGACGAATCCAGTCAGTCCCATCCTCTTCAATGCGCTGGCGCGCTTTGCCGAATACAGCGGCGTTGGCTATAAGAGTACCATGGGCATGGGGGAGACGCGGATTGTCGTGGCCAATCACGAACGTGCAAGACGGACTGATCGGCCGGTGAGTGCCTCCCGGTAA
- a CDS encoding IS110 family RNA-guided transposase has translation MIPAVYPVMCGLDIHRAAISASLVIARDQEEPTVISRDFSALTPGLFQLRDWLLEHHCPVVAMESTSIYWKAPYSIFSEADIIPFVLNPFHVKALPGKKSDQTDAQRIAHLAMHQLVLPSYVPPAVIQDLRSLTRTRWGLVNDLRKVKNTITRILDECNIKFSTVASDLFGASGRAILDLIVYNSQFDPLLLAQCAKGKLRKKLDQLVAALTGYVSDTKRYILDLHLQSLTRIEQALKNLEETMNFYIRTHGLQSWLDILCSIPGVKRLSAITILAEIGVDLSAFPTASHFASWAGLCPGNNVSAGKSKSAAIRKANKYLKTALVQVSWASVRKKKSPMAHRFLHLRRRRGTNRALIATAHKILRIIYSLFTRKEWFNPDKLLGSSQTLDSISPTIASETIPDSSELSPSLVAFD, from the coding sequence ATGATCCCTGCTGTTTATCCAGTTATGTGCGGCTTGGATATTCATCGTGCCGCCATCTCCGCCTCCCTGGTGATCGCTCGTGATCAGGAGGAACCTACTGTCATTTCCCGTGACTTTTCGGCCCTAACACCCGGTCTGTTTCAACTCCGCGATTGGCTGCTTGAACATCATTGCCCCGTAGTAGCCATGGAAAGTACCAGCATCTACTGGAAGGCTCCTTATTCTATTTTTTCTGAAGCTGACATCATCCCGTTTGTGCTCAATCCCTTCCACGTAAAAGCGCTTCCTGGCAAAAAATCGGATCAAACGGATGCGCAACGAATTGCCCACTTGGCGATGCACCAGTTGGTTCTCCCCAGCTATGTCCCTCCGGCGGTTATTCAAGACTTGCGCTCATTAACGCGCACCCGTTGGGGGCTCGTGAATGATTTACGCAAAGTCAAGAATACCATCACCCGGATTCTTGACGAGTGTAATATCAAATTCAGCACCGTCGCCTCCGATCTATTCGGGGCTTCCGGTCGGGCCATCCTGGATCTGATTGTTTACAATTCACAGTTCGATCCGCTGTTGCTGGCCCAGTGCGCCAAGGGAAAGCTACGGAAAAAGCTCGATCAACTCGTCGCTGCTTTAACCGGTTATGTGTCTGATACCAAGCGCTACATACTGGATCTTCATCTTCAATCTTTAACGCGCATTGAGCAGGCTCTCAAAAATCTCGAAGAGACGATGAATTTTTACATTCGAACCCATGGTCTCCAATCCTGGCTCGACATTCTTTGTTCCATCCCCGGCGTCAAACGGTTGAGCGCCATCACGATCTTAGCCGAGATCGGCGTTGATTTAAGCGCTTTTCCCACTGCTTCCCACTTTGCTTCCTGGGCCGGTCTTTGTCCTGGAAACAACGTCAGTGCAGGCAAGTCCAAATCGGCTGCTATCCGAAAGGCAAACAAATACCTCAAAACTGCTCTCGTTCAGGTTAGTTGGGCTTCTGTCCGCAAGAAAAAGTCTCCCATGGCTCATCGTTTTCTACACTTGCGGCGACGGCGTGGCACGAACCGGGCATTGATTGCCACCGCTCACAAAATCCTGCGCATTATTTATTCCCTCTTCACTCGCAAAGAGTGGTTTAACCCTGATAAACTTCTGGGCTCTTCACAAACACTGGATTCAATTAGTCCTACGATTGCTTCTGAAACAATTCCTGATTCCAGTGAACTTTCTCCGTCGTTGGTTGCTTTTGATTGA
- the cas2 gene encoding CRISPR-associated endonuclease Cas2, whose amino-acid sequence MTYDVADDKRRSKVFKTLKDYGTHVQESVFEVVLTTEDYVVLRHKLLRRIHRDEDSVNFYHQCRACENDVERLGRKVELVGIGDIVL is encoded by the coding sequence GTGACCTACGACGTCGCCGATGACAAGCGGCGATCAAAGGTGTTTAAAACGTTGAAGGATTACGGGACCCATGTGCAGGAGAGCGTGTTCGAGGTGGTGCTGACGACGGAGGATTACGTGGTACTGCGGCACAAACTGCTTCGGCGCATCCACCGCGATGAAGACAGCGTGAACTTTTACCACCAGTGCCGCGCCTGTGAGAACGATGTGGAGCGGTTGGGTCGGAAGGTGGAACTGGTCGGGATCGGGGATATTGTGTTGTAA
- the cas1 gene encoding CRISPR-associated endonuclease Cas1: MIKDVPLSAVNHVVIGQAASLSSAALSALSDLGIPLYLMEHGRVRSWLQPNCEKNVPFRRAQLRFAESETQALAVAREIVRGKILNQRTFLQRGNRERKIDRIQSVVERLEGLAAAAKEAEDKESLRGLEGLAGRLYFSGFAKLLRPGEGFDFASRNRRPPRDPVNALLSYAYSLLTKDCINAIIRAGLDPYLGMYHCERYGRSALALDMMEEFRAIVADSVVLNVVNRGIIKESDFEPVFDGIQLKDGGRKRFFGAYQTRIREEAVHPVFGYRANYLRLDGDPGALSGEGDARGMVAV, encoded by the coding sequence ATGATCAAGGATGTGCCCCTTTCGGCGGTCAATCATGTGGTGATCGGACAGGCGGCGTCGCTTTCCAGCGCGGCGCTGTCGGCGTTGAGCGATCTGGGGATTCCGCTTTATCTAATGGAGCATGGCCGGGTGCGCAGTTGGTTGCAGCCGAATTGTGAAAAAAACGTGCCCTTTCGCCGCGCCCAGCTTCGCTTTGCCGAATCGGAAACCCAGGCGCTGGCGGTGGCGCGGGAGATCGTGCGCGGAAAAATCCTCAACCAGCGGACTTTTTTGCAACGGGGAAACCGCGAGAGAAAAATTGACCGGATCCAATCGGTGGTGGAGCGGTTGGAAGGGCTGGCCGCCGCTGCCAAAGAGGCCGAAGACAAAGAGAGCCTGCGCGGGCTGGAGGGATTGGCCGGGCGGTTGTATTTCTCCGGCTTTGCCAAGCTGTTGCGGCCAGGGGAGGGCTTTGATTTCGCATCGCGCAACCGCCGGCCGCCCCGCGATCCCGTCAACGCCCTGTTGAGCTACGCCTATTCGCTGCTGACCAAAGACTGCATCAACGCGATCATCCGGGCGGGTTTGGACCCCTATCTGGGCATGTACCATTGTGAGCGCTACGGCCGGTCCGCCCTGGCCTTGGACATGATGGAGGAGTTTCGGGCCATCGTCGCCGACTCGGTCGTGCTGAATGTCGTCAATCGGGGCATCATCAAAGAGAGCGATTTCGAACCGGTGTTTGACGGCATTCAATTGAAGGACGGGGGCCGCAAACGCTTTTTTGGCGCCTATCAGACGCGCATCCGCGAGGAGGCTGTCCATCCCGTTTTCGGGTATCGGGCCAACTACCTGCGGTTGGATGGAGATCCAGGCGCGCTATCTGGGGAAGGTGATGCAAGGGGAATGGTCGCAGTATGA
- the cas2 gene encoding CRISPR-associated endonuclease Cas2: protein MEHYVVTYDIADDKRRMKVFKTLKDYGTHVQESVFEVVLTTEDYVALRHKLLRRIHRDEDSVIFYRQCRACENDVERLGRKVELVGIGDIVL from the coding sequence GTGGAGCATTACGTCGTGACCTATGACATCGCCGACGATAAGCGGCGCATGAAGGTGTTCAAAACACTGAAAGACTATGGGACCCATGTGCAGGAGAGCGTGTTTGAGGTGGTGCTGACGACGGAGGATTACGTGGCACTGCGGCACAAACTGCTCCGGCGCATCCACCGCGATGAAGACAGCGTGATCTTTTACCGCCAGTGCCGCGCCTGTGAGAACGATGTAGAGCGGTTGGGGCGGAAGGTGGAACTGGTCGGGATCGGGGATATTGTGTTGTAA